A window of the Thermoanaerobacter uzonensis DSM 18761 genome harbors these coding sequences:
- a CDS encoding ABC transporter ATP-binding protein has translation MIKAKDLTKVFNSGFLFSKNIITAVDEVNFEIGRGEILALVGESGSGKSTIGKMMLKLLKPSGGQILIEDKDIFSISNNKEFYSRVQGIFQDPYSSFNPIFKVNRIFRLVRQSFKKEISISEWNDRVEEVLKKVGLNAGDVLNKYIHQLSGGQLQRLLIARALLMDVEVLVADEITSMLDASTRVDVLEALLSLKEIGASILFITHDLSQAYYISDKIVVLYKGSVVESGSIEKVFSNPMHPYTRMLLDSIPQLDRKWETDRIDIEDSDKKQAIWKEGLCKYIDRCPVADTSCYKPTLKLVEEDHYVACVKL, from the coding sequence ATGATCAAAGCAAAGGATCTTACAAAGGTTTTTAATTCAGGGTTTTTGTTTAGTAAAAACATAATAACAGCAGTAGATGAAGTAAATTTTGAAATAGGCAGGGGAGAAATTTTAGCTTTAGTAGGTGAAAGTGGCAGTGGAAAGTCTACAATAGGTAAAATGATGTTAAAATTGCTAAAACCAAGTGGTGGCCAAATTTTAATTGAGGATAAGGATATCTTTAGCATATCAAATAACAAGGAGTTTTACTCAAGAGTTCAAGGAATTTTTCAAGACCCATATTCCTCTTTTAATCCTATATTTAAAGTAAATAGAATATTTAGATTGGTGAGGCAATCTTTTAAAAAAGAAATTTCTATATCTGAATGGAATGATAGAGTAGAAGAAGTATTAAAAAAGGTTGGATTGAATGCTGGAGATGTATTAAACAAGTATATACATCAATTGAGTGGAGGACAGCTTCAAAGATTATTAATAGCAAGAGCGTTACTGATGGATGTAGAGGTATTAGTAGCAGATGAAATTACCAGTATGTTAGATGCTTCAACCCGAGTAGATGTATTGGAGGCTTTACTGAGCTTGAAGGAGATAGGCGCTTCTATACTCTTTATTACCCACGACCTTTCACAGGCTTATTATATAAGCGATAAGATAGTAGTTTTGTACAAAGGCTCTGTTGTAGAATCAGGGTCTATAGAAAAAGTGTTTTCCAATCCAATGCATCCTTATACTAGAATGCTTTTAGATTCTATACCGCAATTAGATAGAAAATGGGAAACTGACAGAATTGATATTGAAGATTCGGACAAAAAGCAGGCTATATGGAAAGAGGGACTATGTAAGTATATAGATAGATGTCCTGTAGCAGATACAAGTTGCTATAAACCTACACTTAAATTAGTAGAGGAAGACCATTATGTTGCTTGTGTAAAACTTTGA
- a CDS encoding glycoside hydrolase family 2 protein, with the protein MEKRISLNGVWHFREVNAGEWYEGEVPGCVQLDLIRLGKIEDPYYRMNEIKFHKLEEKEWVYKKEFDFNAKNKNEYDAIKLVFEGIDTFADIYLNGIHLGKVQNMFIPYEFDIKDIVKDGNNVLEVHFDSITKTIKAMEQTSPVKLEWSGESGRPYIRKAQYSFGWDWGPRIVQVGLWRGAYLSLVKYAEIKNPYFYTEKIENDRAYVVVSADIERYVHGDFEAEVELIEKDISIIKTRTKVEKNRIDLRIKVDNPKLWYPNGLGDQHLYEIKIKLLKDAEILDEKSFRSGIRTIRLIREKDEEGESFIFEINGVKVFAKGANWIPADNLLPRLSKEGYYEYIRLAKEANMNMLRIWGGGIYEDRAFYEACDEMGIMVWQDFMYACAEYPDQFEWFQKLAEEEAEKVILSLRNHPSIVLWCGNNENNWGFHSWWNNKDPKYLGNYIYKEILPKVCAKLDPSRPYWVSSPYGGEDPNSETEGDRHQWNVWSGWVDYDEYKKDRGRFLSEFGFQAMPDWKTVLSYTAPEDRKILSPVMISHNKMVEGMERLIRFMVGRLGFPKDLKSFVYLSQFNQAEAIKTGVEHWRLRKFKTSGTLYWQFNDCWPVASWSAVDYYKREKALYYYSKRFYAKILPYIKEENEGITIYGISDFVHDKEAEMTIKVFKLNGEKIAEKQLKARLIANDVTKIAYYSFGDLNIGYSVKEMPIAIPGCTLPMEKNRELLNSVVYVEIITDDAVYENYKVFDKFRNLNLIEPKINYQIKNDLIVLTTDVPAFGVFIETENDIDLSDNCLNMMPGKEYEVKFSQKPESVEVFDITQLAAII; encoded by the coding sequence ATGGAAAAACGTATTTCTTTAAATGGAGTATGGCATTTTAGAGAGGTAAATGCTGGCGAGTGGTATGAAGGAGAAGTTCCAGGATGTGTTCAGCTAGATTTAATAAGACTAGGGAAAATAGAAGATCCTTATTATCGAATGAATGAGATAAAATTTCACAAATTAGAAGAAAAAGAATGGGTATACAAAAAAGAATTTGATTTTAATGCAAAAAACAAAAATGAATATGACGCAATAAAATTAGTTTTTGAAGGAATAGATACTTTTGCTGATATATACTTAAATGGGATACATTTAGGAAAAGTACAAAATATGTTTATACCTTATGAATTTGATATTAAAGACATAGTAAAAGATGGAAATAATGTATTGGAAGTGCACTTTGATTCCATAACAAAAACTATAAAGGCTATGGAACAAACAAGTCCTGTCAAACTGGAATGGTCAGGAGAAAGTGGCAGGCCTTATATAAGGAAAGCCCAGTATTCATTTGGATGGGATTGGGGACCAAGGATAGTTCAAGTTGGTTTATGGAGAGGTGCATACTTGTCTTTGGTAAAATATGCAGAGATTAAAAATCCATACTTTTATACGGAAAAAATTGAAAATGATAGGGCTTATGTTGTAGTAAGTGCAGATATTGAAAGATATGTACATGGTGATTTTGAGGCGGAAGTAGAGCTTATTGAAAAAGATATATCTATTATCAAAACAAGAACTAAAGTTGAAAAGAACAGAATAGACCTGAGGATAAAAGTAGACAATCCTAAATTATGGTATCCCAATGGTTTAGGAGACCAGCATCTTTATGAAATAAAAATAAAGCTTTTAAAAGATGCAGAAATATTAGATGAAAAAAGTTTTAGAAGTGGGATAAGAACGATTAGATTGATAAGGGAAAAAGATGAAGAAGGGGAAAGCTTTATATTTGAAATAAATGGAGTAAAAGTCTTTGCAAAAGGAGCCAACTGGATACCAGCTGATAATTTATTGCCAAGGCTTAGCAAAGAAGGTTATTACGAATATATAAGACTTGCAAAAGAGGCAAATATGAACATGCTGAGAATATGGGGAGGAGGGATATACGAAGATAGGGCATTTTACGAAGCATGCGATGAGATGGGCATAATGGTATGGCAGGACTTCATGTATGCCTGTGCGGAGTACCCTGACCAATTTGAATGGTTTCAAAAATTAGCAGAAGAAGAAGCAGAGAAAGTCATATTAAGTCTTAGAAATCATCCTTCCATTGTATTGTGGTGTGGGAATAATGAAAATAATTGGGGATTTCATTCATGGTGGAATAATAAAGACCCAAAATATCTGGGCAATTACATTTATAAAGAAATATTACCTAAAGTGTGCGCAAAATTGGACCCGTCAAGGCCTTATTGGGTATCGAGTCCTTATGGAGGAGAAGACCCAAATAGTGAAACTGAAGGAGATAGGCATCAGTGGAATGTGTGGAGTGGCTGGGTAGACTATGATGAGTATAAGAAAGATAGGGGCAGATTTCTTAGTGAATTTGGTTTTCAGGCAATGCCTGACTGGAAGACAGTTTTATCTTATACAGCGCCAGAAGATAGAAAGATATTAAGCCCAGTCATGATTTCTCACAATAAAATGGTCGAGGGAATGGAAAGACTGATAAGATTTATGGTAGGGCGATTGGGATTTCCGAAGGACCTTAAGAGCTTTGTCTATTTGAGTCAATTCAATCAAGCAGAGGCTATAAAGACAGGAGTTGAGCATTGGAGGTTAAGAAAATTTAAAACATCAGGGACACTGTACTGGCAGTTTAATGACTGTTGGCCTGTCGCAAGCTGGTCTGCAGTGGATTATTACAAGAGGGAAAAGGCTTTGTACTATTATTCAAAAAGATTTTATGCCAAGATTTTACCTTATATAAAAGAAGAAAATGAGGGCATAACAATTTATGGCATAAGTGATTTTGTACATGATAAAGAAGCAGAGATGACTATAAAAGTTTTCAAACTAAATGGTGAAAAAATTGCAGAAAAGCAGTTAAAGGCCAGATTAATAGCAAATGACGTTACAAAAATAGCCTATTACAGTTTTGGAGATTTGAATATTGGATACAGTGTAAAAGAAATGCCTATAGCGATCCCAGGGTGTACGCTGCCGATGGAGAAGAACAGGGAGTTATTAAATAGCGTTGTGTATGTAGAAATAATCACTGATGATGCGGTTTATGAGAATTATAAAGTGTTTGATAAATTTAGAAATTTAAATTTAATAGAACCCAAAATTAATTATCAAATAAAAAATGATTTAATAGTTTTAACAACAGATGTTCCAGCATTTGGAGTGTTCATAGAAACTGAGAATGATATAGATTTATCTGACAATTGTTTAAATATGATGCCAGGTAAAGAATATGAAGTAAAATTTTCACAAAAGCCCGAGAGTGTTGAAGTTTTTGACATTACTCAATTAGCAGCAATTATATAA
- a CDS encoding GH1 family beta-glucosidase codes for MIKFLKDFLWGTATSSYQIEGAVNEDGRTPSIWDTFSKTEGKTYNGHTGDVACDHYHRYKEDVEIMKEIGVKAYRFSIAWPRIFPEEGKYNPKGMDFYKRLIDELLKRDIMPAATIYHWDLPMWAYDKGGGWLNRDSVKWYVEYATKLFEELGDVIPLWITHNEPWCSSILSYGIGEHAPGHKDWREALIAAHHILLSHGEAVKAFREMNIKGSKIGITLNLTPAYPASEKEEDKLAAQYADGFANRWFLDPIFKGNYPEDMMELYSKIIGEFDFIKEGDLETISVPIDFLGVNYYTRSIVKYNEDSMLKAENVPGPGKRTEMGWEISPESLYDLLKRLDREYTKLPMYITENGAAFKDEVTEDGRVHDDERIEYIKEHLKAAAKFIEEGGNLKGYFVWSLMDNFEWAHGYSKRFGIVYVDYETQKRILKDSALWYKEVIQKNSIEQ; via the coding sequence TTGATAAAATTTCTAAAAGATTTTCTTTGGGGGACAGCTACATCATCATACCAAATAGAAGGAGCAGTAAATGAAGATGGAAGAACTCCTTCTATATGGGATACATTTTCAAAGACAGAAGGGAAAACCTATAATGGCCACACAGGAGATGTGGCCTGTGACCATTACCACAGATATAAAGAAGATGTAGAGATAATGAAAGAGATAGGAGTAAAAGCTTACAGATTTTCAATTGCATGGCCAAGAATTTTCCCTGAAGAAGGAAAGTATAATCCAAAAGGAATGGATTTTTATAAAAGATTAATAGATGAATTATTAAAGAGAGATATAATGCCAGCTGCGACAATTTATCACTGGGATCTACCTATGTGGGCATACGACAAAGGAGGGGGGTGGCTAAATAGGGACAGTGTAAAATGGTATGTAGAATACGCCACAAAGCTATTTGAAGAATTAGGGGATGTAATACCTTTATGGATAACCCATAACGAACCCTGGTGTTCATCAATATTAAGCTATGGGATAGGAGAGCATGCGCCTGGCCATAAAGATTGGAGGGAGGCCTTGATAGCAGCCCATCATATACTGCTTTCACATGGAGAAGCAGTAAAAGCCTTCAGAGAAATGAATATAAAGGGTAGTAAAATCGGTATAACACTAAACTTAACCCCTGCATATCCTGCAAGTGAAAAAGAAGAAGACAAATTAGCAGCCCAATATGCTGACGGATTTGCTAACAGATGGTTTTTAGATCCAATATTCAAAGGCAATTATCCAGAGGATATGATGGAATTATATAGTAAAATAATTGGAGAATTTGACTTTATAAAAGAAGGGGATTTAGAGACTATAAGTGTTCCAATAGATTTTCTTGGAGTCAATTATTATACAAGAAGTATTGTAAAATACAACGAAGATTCCATGCTAAAGGCAGAGAATGTACCGGGTCCAGGTAAGAGGACGGAGATGGGATGGGAGATAAGCCCAGAGTCTTTATATGACCTTTTAAAGAGATTAGATAGAGAATATACAAAACTGCCTATGTATATCACAGAGAATGGAGCAGCATTTAAAGATGAAGTGACAGAGGATGGACGAGTACACGACGATGAAAGAATAGAATACATTAAAGAGCACTTAAAAGCAGCAGCAAAATTTATAGAAGAGGGAGGCAATTTAAAAGGATATTTTGTATGGTCGCTGATGGATAATTTTGAATGGGCACATGGATATTCAAAGAGATTTGGAATAGTTTATGTGGATTATGAGACACAAAAGAGAATATTAAAAGACAGTGCATTGTGGTATAAAGAGGTAATACAGAAAAATTCTATTGAGCAGTAA
- a CDS encoding metal ABC transporter permease produces the protein MIDIFSYEFMRRAFIAGSIISIIAPLTGSFLVLRRLSQIGDTLSHVALAGVAAGILLGINPTLGSIIVVLLASFGIERLRKTYFRYSEISIAIVMSAGMAIAIILLSLSRGGAANIMNYLFGSIVSVTNTDVLLISTLGIVVVASIMLLYKELLYITFDEEAAKISGIPVSYINFFFTILVALTVALAMRIVGALLVSALMVIPAAASLRIAKSFKQTIFYAILFSFISVFSGIFLSFYLNLSPGGSIVLVSLLIMGLVSLKKR, from the coding sequence ATGATTGATATTTTTTCCTATGAATTTATGAGAAGAGCATTTATAGCCGGAAGCATTATTTCAATAATTGCGCCTTTAACAGGTAGCTTTCTTGTCCTCAGACGGCTTTCACAAATAGGAGACACCCTTTCTCACGTTGCTTTAGCAGGAGTGGCAGCAGGTATTTTACTTGGAATAAATCCTACATTAGGTTCCATAATTGTAGTGCTTTTAGCATCTTTTGGAATAGAAAGACTGAGGAAAACATATTTCAGGTATTCAGAAATATCAATAGCCATAGTAATGTCTGCAGGGATGGCAATTGCCATAATTCTTTTGAGTTTATCCCGTGGCGGTGCAGCCAACATAATGAATTATCTGTTTGGAAGTATTGTGTCTGTAACAAACACTGACGTCCTTTTGATTTCAACTCTCGGTATCGTTGTAGTGGCGTCAATTATGCTGCTGTACAAAGAGTTATTGTACATCACCTTCGATGAAGAAGCCGCAAAAATTTCAGGGATACCCGTAAGCTATATCAATTTCTTCTTTACAATACTAGTAGCTTTAACTGTTGCTCTCGCCATGAGAATTGTAGGTGCGCTTTTAGTCTCAGCCCTAATGGTAATACCGGCTGCCGCAAGTTTAAGAATCGCCAAAAGCTTTAAACAGACAATATTTTATGCAATACTCTTTTCATTTATATCAGTTTTTTCAGGAATATTTCTATCCTTTTACTTAAACTTATCCCCCGGTGGAAGTATAGTTCTCGTCTCGCTTTTAATAATGGGACTCGTTTCATTAAAGAAGAGGTAA
- a CDS encoding metal ABC transporter ATP-binding protein has translation MKQIELKNVNFAYDIKQVLTNVSLKINKSEFVAIIGPNGSGKSTLVNIMVGNLTPTSGEVLYDGVNLEKIKNRSFISYVPQKSYSFNASFPASVEEVVSMGLYAKKGIFKRLSKKDWEEVYEALRIVDMLDYKHSLIGRLSGGQLQRVFIARSLVAKPEILFLDEPTTGIDAKSEKALYAILEKLNKEKGITIVMVTHDVWAITNRVSRIICMSEGKINEKCEAVDLTAGELAEVYGYPVKVAKHHHNGSVNND, from the coding sequence ATGAAACAAATTGAACTTAAAAACGTAAATTTTGCTTATGATATTAAACAAGTACTTACAAATGTTTCACTAAAAATAAACAAAAGTGAATTTGTCGCAATTATTGGTCCAAATGGTTCTGGAAAGAGCACTTTGGTCAACATTATGGTAGGAAATCTCACTCCCACTTCTGGTGAAGTTTTATACGATGGAGTAAATTTGGAAAAAATAAAAAATAGGTCTTTTATAAGTTATGTACCCCAAAAGTCTTATTCCTTTAATGCCTCTTTTCCTGCCAGTGTAGAAGAGGTAGTATCAATGGGATTATACGCAAAGAAAGGAATATTTAAAAGACTTTCTAAAAAAGATTGGGAAGAAGTATATGAAGCTTTAAGAATTGTAGACATGCTCGATTATAAGCACAGTTTAATAGGAAGACTATCGGGAGGACAACTACAAAGGGTTTTCATAGCTCGCTCTTTAGTTGCAAAACCAGAAATACTTTTTTTGGATGAGCCTACAACGGGAATTGATGCAAAGTCTGAAAAAGCTTTATACGCTATCCTAGAAAAACTGAACAAAGAAAAAGGTATAACTATAGTAATGGTAACCCATGACGTTTGGGCAATTACCAACAGGGTGTCAAGGATAATATGCATGAGTGAAGGTAAAATCAACGAAAAATGTGAAGCCGTCGACCTTACAGCAGGAGAATTAGCTGAAGTATATGGATATCCAGTAAAAGTAGCAAAACATCATCACAATGGGAGTGTTAACAATGATTGA
- a CDS encoding metal ABC transporter solute-binding protein, Zn/Mn family, translating to MKKVVITTLLIIALVLNLTACSSKTSEASKPLVYASFYPIYDLTSKIAGDKVVVKNIIPFNVSPHGWEPSAKEMAKITKANAILYLGMTMEEPWINKVKASAPNTQFYEVSKGIEPIKKGNTINPHPWLSPKEALIMIKNINEALQKIDPSNKDYFEKNYQNLKAQLENLDKQYSDELSKARLKTFVVFHSAFAYVARDYELNQESLVGMSDEAEPSPARMSELVDLIKKESIKYVFAESLSAAKPMEAIAQESGATLLKLNTIGTLSQEDIDRKADFLSLMKDNLGKLKKALE from the coding sequence ATGAAAAAAGTAGTAATCACCACTCTTTTAATTATTGCATTAGTATTAAATTTAACAGCTTGTAGCTCAAAAACTTCAGAAGCATCAAAGCCATTAGTATACGCTTCTTTTTATCCGATTTATGATTTGACTTCTAAAATCGCTGGAGACAAAGTAGTAGTAAAAAATATAATTCCTTTTAATGTAAGCCCTCATGGCTGGGAACCTAGTGCAAAAGAAATGGCTAAAATAACAAAGGCAAATGCCATTTTGTACTTAGGAATGACAATGGAGGAACCATGGATCAATAAAGTAAAAGCCTCTGCCCCAAATACACAATTTTATGAAGTATCAAAAGGAATAGAACCTATTAAAAAAGGTAATACAATAAATCCCCATCCATGGCTTTCTCCAAAAGAAGCCTTAATCATGATCAAAAACATAAATGAGGCTCTACAAAAGATTGACCCCTCAAACAAAGATTACTTTGAAAAAAATTATCAAAATTTAAAAGCACAATTAGAAAACCTTGATAAGCAATATTCAGATGAATTATCAAAAGCAAGGCTTAAAACTTTTGTAGTTTTCCACAGTGCTTTTGCTTATGTTGCTCGCGATTATGAGCTAAATCAAGAATCTTTAGTAGGTATGAGTGATGAAGCAGAACCAAGCCCTGCTAGAATGAGTGAACTGGTAGATTTAATCAAAAAAGAAAGCATAAAATATGTATTTGCAGAAAGTCTCTCAGCAGCAAAACCAATGGAAGCAATTGCTCAGGAAAGTGGTGCTACACTTTTAAAACTTAATACAATAGGTACATTATCCCAAGAAGACATTGATAGAAAAGCTGATTTTCTTTCTTTAATGAAAGATAATTTAGGAAAACTAAAAAAAGCATTGGAGTAG
- a CDS encoding metal ABC transporter substrate-binding protein encodes MKKTLIAILLIMALILGITSCGTKTVESSKPVVYASFYPIYDLASKIGGEKITVRTIIPPGVEPHDWEPTTKDVAEMTKAKTILYLGLGMDSWIDKIKTNAPNVTFYEVSKGVTPIVEGNQTNPHIWLSPKEALTMAKNINEALQKSFPNDKDYFEKNYQTLKTTLETLDKEYTETLSQTKHKTFIVYHSAFDYLARDYGLKQEALVGSDEEAEVSPARMTEIINLIKSENIKYIFTEPLTSPKPIQTLAKEAGVQILSLNTIEGLTKEDVKKKEDYISLMKQNLENLKRALNE; translated from the coding sequence ATGAAAAAAACTTTAATCGCTATACTGCTTATCATGGCTTTAATTTTAGGTATAACCTCTTGTGGCACAAAAACAGTAGAATCTTCAAAACCAGTAGTGTACGCATCTTTTTATCCAATTTATGACCTTGCATCAAAAATTGGTGGTGAAAAAATAACAGTAAGAACTATAATACCGCCAGGAGTCGAACCCCACGATTGGGAGCCTACCACAAAAGACGTGGCTGAAATGACAAAGGCAAAAACTATCCTTTACTTAGGTTTGGGAATGGACTCTTGGATTGACAAAATAAAAACCAATGCTCCAAATGTAACATTTTATGAAGTATCAAAAGGCGTAACCCCAATTGTTGAAGGTAATCAAACAAATCCTCACATATGGCTTTCGCCAAAAGAAGCCTTGACAATGGCTAAAAACATAAATGAGGCTTTGCAAAAAAGTTTCCCTAATGATAAAGATTATTTTGAAAAAAATTATCAAACTTTAAAAACTACATTAGAGACTCTTGATAAAGAGTACACTGAGACTCTTTCACAGACAAAGCACAAAACCTTTATTGTATACCACAGTGCTTTTGATTATTTAGCAAGAGACTATGGCTTAAAGCAAGAAGCATTAGTAGGTTCAGATGAAGAAGCAGAGGTAAGCCCTGCTAGAATGACAGAAATTATAAATCTTATAAAAAGTGAAAATATAAAATACATTTTCACAGAACCCTTGACTTCTCCAAAACCTATACAGACTCTAGCAAAAGAAGCAGGAGTACAAATCTTAAGTCTTAATACAATCGAAGGCCTTACAAAAGAAGATGTAAAGAAAAAAGAAGATTATATTTCACTAATGAAACAAAATCTTGAAAACTTAAAAAGAGCATTAAATGAATAA
- a CDS encoding Fur family transcriptional regulator has protein sequence MHKQEAMKKLKEHNYKLTPQRELILDIMLNQQGYLSVREIYEKVKEVFPQVSIDTVYRTLSLLKDINILNETTIGNNIMYVMRKEIHNHTMRCLKCGKIFELDICPLELWINQIKDFEVVDHKIEIVGYCRNCRNNKN, from the coding sequence ATGCATAAGCAAGAGGCAATGAAAAAATTAAAAGAACACAATTACAAATTAACTCCTCAAAGGGAGTTAATACTAGATATCATGTTAAATCAACAGGGATATCTCTCTGTGAGAGAAATCTATGAAAAAGTAAAAGAAGTCTTCCCTCAAGTAAGCATTGACACAGTTTATCGCACTTTAAGCCTTTTGAAAGATATAAATATTTTAAATGAAACGACAATTGGCAATAATATTATGTATGTAATGCGAAAAGAAATACACAATCATACCATGAGATGTTTAAAATGCGGCAAAATCTTTGAACTAGACATATGCCCTCTCGAACTTTGGATAAACCAGATAAAAGATTTTGAAGTTGTAGACCACAAAATAGAAATCGTTGGTTATTGCAGAAATTGCAGAAACAATAAAAACTAA
- a CDS encoding AAA family ATPase, protein MEYAKILEDIRNNIEKVIVGKREVIDLMLTALISSGHILLEDVPGVGKTTIAKALAKSISCEFKRVQFTPDLLPSDLTGINVYNQKLNEFEFKKGPLFTNILLADEINRATPRTQSSLLECMEERQVTVDGVTYPLDKPFFVIATQNPIESYGTFPLPEAQIDRFLMKIKMGYPKREEEQRIIDLFDKGSPLENIQPVCSKEDIIKMQKEYTNVYVEKDVANYILDIIERTREDGEIELGASPRATLALYKSSQAYAYIKGRDFVTPDDVRYIAPFVLSHRIILKGVGKLKNLNAEDVVKRILEEVPIPLEK, encoded by the coding sequence ATGGAATATGCAAAAATATTAGAAGACATAAGGAATAACATTGAAAAAGTGATAGTAGGGAAAAGAGAAGTTATCGATTTAATGCTTACAGCCTTAATCTCTTCAGGGCATATTCTTTTAGAGGATGTGCCAGGTGTTGGTAAAACTACAATTGCCAAAGCATTAGCTAAATCTATTAGTTGTGAGTTTAAGAGGGTTCAATTTACTCCCGATTTACTTCCTAGCGATTTGACAGGAATAAATGTGTACAATCAAAAACTCAATGAATTTGAGTTTAAAAAAGGTCCTTTATTTACCAATATTTTATTAGCTGATGAGATAAATAGGGCCACACCCAGGACTCAATCCAGCCTTCTTGAATGTATGGAAGAAAGACAGGTAACTGTAGATGGTGTGACTTATCCTTTAGACAAACCCTTTTTTGTTATTGCTACGCAAAATCCTATAGAAAGTTACGGCACTTTTCCTCTTCCCGAGGCTCAAATAGATAGGTTTTTGATGAAAATAAAAATGGGATATCCTAAAAGAGAAGAAGAGCAGAGAATAATAGACCTTTTTGATAAAGGTAGTCCTTTAGAGAATATTCAACCAGTCTGCAGCAAAGAGGATATAATAAAAATGCAAAAAGAGTATACCAATGTGTATGTGGAAAAAGATGTTGCTAATTATATTTTAGATATAATTGAAAGGACAAGAGAAGATGGGGAGATAGAATTGGGAGCAAGCCCAAGAGCTACATTAGCTCTTTATAAATCTTCTCAAGCTTATGCTTATATAAAAGGAAGAGATTTTGTAACACCAGACGATGTAAGGTACATTGCACCATTTGTGCTTTCTCACAGAATTATTTTGAAAGGGGTAGGTAAACTTAAGAATTTAAATGCGGAAGATGTAGTGAAAAGAATCTTAGAAGAAGTTCCAATCCCTCTTGAAAAATAA
- a CDS encoding DUF58 domain-containing protein, with the protein MNALWFIFVVAFVLVMQANLYKKYIFKDLKIERKFENPAIFPGEKTTLRITLVNKKIFPITYLKLQQKIPVELQMVKSSMVENNDKVKYFHTTVLSMMPFQRITRKFEIVGIKRGVYNLFDPIKVFSTDLFGSEEYESEILAHARLVVYPDLIDLNSSFVVADSLQGDVFVRRWIIEDPIIISGIRDYTPSDNYKDINWKTTAKNQTLKVNKYDYTADKKIMILFNIDFHRYVFKTIDLQEFEKAVEVAASLSVDLLKKGIPVGFSTNAICLFEGDYSIIEPSAGESQISKLLEVFAGLSFFKRYDLEEILRLMTNHLSWGTDLVVVTPFVDDKAINALSDIGNTKISIVSIKPNKIGPLPSNIKLFFYNEEGKQLETVG; encoded by the coding sequence ATGAATGCTTTGTGGTTTATTTTTGTTGTGGCTTTTGTATTAGTCATGCAAGCTAATCTTTATAAAAAATACATTTTTAAGGATTTGAAAATAGAAAGGAAGTTTGAAAATCCAGCTATTTTCCCTGGGGAAAAAACAACGCTTAGGATTACACTTGTAAATAAAAAAATTTTCCCTATTACTTATTTGAAGTTACAGCAAAAGATTCCTGTGGAGCTTCAAATGGTAAAATCATCCATGGTGGAAAATAATGATAAAGTTAAGTATTTTCACACTACAGTGCTTTCTATGATGCCTTTTCAGAGAATTACAAGGAAATTTGAAATTGTAGGTATAAAAAGAGGAGTGTACAATCTTTTTGACCCTATTAAAGTTTTTTCTACCGATTTATTTGGCAGTGAGGAATATGAAAGTGAAATATTGGCTCATGCGAGACTGGTGGTTTATCCTGATCTAATAGATTTGAATAGTTCTTTTGTTGTGGCTGATTCTCTTCAAGGAGACGTATTTGTAAGAAGATGGATAATAGAAGACCCTATTATTATAAGTGGAATCAGAGATTATACTCCTTCTGACAATTATAAAGACATAAATTGGAAAACCACTGCCAAAAATCAGACGTTAAAAGTGAATAAATATGATTATACAGCAGATAAAAAAATAATGATATTGTTTAACATTGATTTTCACAGGTATGTGTTTAAGACTATTGACCTACAAGAGTTTGAAAAAGCAGTGGAAGTAGCAGCTTCTTTATCAGTGGATTTATTAAAAAAAGGCATTCCTGTTGGATTTTCTACAAATGCTATCTGCCTTTTTGAAGGGGATTACAGCATTATAGAACCTTCTGCAGGAGAATCTCAGATTTCAAAACTTCTTGAGGTTTTTGCGGGTTTGTCTTTTTTTAAGAGATATGACCTGGAAGAAATTTTAAGGCTTATGACAAATCATTTGTCATGGGGCACAGATTTAGTGGTTGTAACGCCTTTTGTAGATGATAAAGCTATAAATGCTCTTTCTGACATAGGAAATACAAAAATTTCAATTGTTTCAATAAAGCCTAATAAAATTGGTCCTTTACCGTCAAATATTAAGTTATTCTTTTATAATGAAGAGGGGAAGCAACTTGAAACTGTGGGATAG